The Chryseobacterium aureum genome contains a region encoding:
- a CDS encoding YtxH domain-containing protein, with product MSRKGNNTAGILAGLLAGAAAGVILGMLYAPEEGKETRKKIKTKANDLKDQAKNKYGEVSEKVKDQYGNISSTFKETASSVAHTVKDGYDKYKDQIVSKTADLAKDVEAELNDLKK from the coding sequence ATGTCTAGAAAAGGAAATAATACAGCAGGTATATTGGCAGGACTTCTTGCAGGTGCTGCAGCGGGTGTAATCTTAGGAATGTTATACGCACCGGAAGAAGGTAAAGAAACCAGAAAAAAAATTAAAACCAAAGCAAATGATCTTAAAGATCAGGCTAAAAATAAATACGGTGAGGTTTCTGAAAAAGTAAAAGACCAATATGGCAATATTTCTTCTACCTTCAAGGAAACGGCAAGCAGCGTAGCACATACTGTGAAAGACGGATATGATAAATACAAAGATCAGATTGTTTCTAAAACTGCAGATTTGGCAAAAGATGTAGAAGCGGAACTGAATGATCTGAAAAAATAA
- the cmk gene encoding (d)CMP kinase has product MKKPVIAIDGYSSTGKSSISKIIADQLGLIHMDTGALYRGVTWYALQHCLNTNGEIDLNTLFNSFDQIKLEFKNNGGTLILFLNDTDISKEIRTNIVSDNVSLVAKQKEVRDFLLQSQRTLAEKGGVIMDGRDIGTVVLPNADYKFFLTASIDERTNRRFLELKGLGIEADKEQVKQNLIERDKIDSEREIAPLKQADDAIVIDNSDLTKEETIQLILSHIKKI; this is encoded by the coding sequence ATGAAAAAACCTGTAATTGCTATTGATGGGTACTCGTCTACCGGAAAAAGTTCTATCTCTAAAATCATTGCTGATCAGCTGGGACTTATTCATATGGACACAGGGGCTCTGTACAGAGGAGTTACCTGGTATGCATTACAGCACTGCCTTAACACAAATGGTGAGATTGATCTGAATACATTATTCAATTCTTTTGACCAGATCAAACTCGAATTCAAAAACAACGGAGGAACCCTTATTCTCTTCCTTAATGACACTGATATCTCTAAAGAAATCCGCACCAATATCGTCTCTGACAACGTAAGTCTTGTTGCCAAACAGAAAGAAGTAAGAGACTTTCTGCTTCAGTCACAGCGCACTTTGGCAGAAAAAGGAGGCGTAATTATGGACGGGCGTGACATTGGGACAGTAGTTCTGCCAAATGCAGACTATAAATTCTTCCTTACTGCAAGTATTGACGAAAGAACCAACAGAAGGTTTCTGGAATTAAAAGGCCTGGGGATAGAAGCAGATAAAGAGCAGGTAAAACAAAATCTGATAGAGCGTGACAAGATTGATAGTGAGCGTGAAATAGCCCCATTGAAGCAGGCTGACGACGCTATCGTGATTGATAATTCAGACTTAACCAAAGAGGAAACCATACAACTTATTTTATCTCACATCAAAAAGATTTAA
- the frr gene encoding ribosome recycling factor: MEELDLILESVKQDMDAAVKHLDHAFQRIRAGRASTSMVQDVMVEYYGAMTPINQVANVSVPDAMTISIQPWDRTAINAIEKAIINSNLGFAPSNNGENIILNVPPLTEERRKELAKQAKVETENTKVTVRNARQDGLKELKKLEGVSEDVVKGVEEEIQTYTDKYVKLCDEHLKTKEAEIMKV; the protein is encoded by the coding sequence ATGGAAGAATTAGATCTTATATTAGAATCTGTAAAACAAGACATGGATGCAGCTGTAAAGCACCTGGATCACGCATTTCAAAGAATTAGAGCAGGACGTGCTTCTACATCAATGGTTCAGGATGTAATGGTAGAATACTATGGAGCAATGACTCCTATCAACCAGGTTGCGAATGTTTCTGTTCCGGATGCAATGACCATTTCTATTCAACCTTGGGACAGAACTGCCATTAATGCGATTGAAAAAGCGATCATCAATTCAAACCTGGGTTTCGCACCTTCTAATAATGGTGAGAATATCATCCTGAACGTTCCGCCTTTGACAGAAGAAAGAAGAAAAGAGCTTGCAAAACAGGCTAAAGTTGAAACTGAAAACACTAAAGTAACGGTAAGAAATGCCAGACAAGACGGTTTAAAAGAACTTAAAAAATTGGAAGGTGTTTCTGAAGATGTTGTAAAAGGAGTGGAAGAAGAAATCCAGACTTATACAGATAAATATGTGAAGCTTTGCGATGAGCATCTTAAGACAAAAGAAGCTGAAATTATGAAAGTATAA
- a CDS encoding lipase family protein: protein MTNPSLDAYQQVFGMAGLANRAGGYNGFGIQLQQQLQYDLSYYFNNVPPVKIMDQKTPSIANPSAVAELGNWDLVWGPALIEEKNEKGVPTGVADNALYVVKSNAVAFPGGPTLPTYVVAIAATNPSSLYDWETEDFSVAEVVNWTTYNPSNFAPSPYNGTDPYISKGTATGISILLGLISPNNAASPNTTLQQFLAGLNPDPGTAIVFCGHSLAGALSPTLALYLKENKDLNAFGVTLVYPTAGPTPGEAAFANLFNSKFPPLPQGWQQQTGTYQSWNTMHWNDLDVVPHAWPVSELGKIATIYGQAPTFITAGLLNALQKMAISDSSKSGASYTRIQNQSLPGQLQHSSASSISIKTPPENLQDYMLQLSVQHVGMYNGIPAEGSNPQVNGLILPQPLPKPAVKLVPGVTAVTELEMILKIIDQIIGWISSNYVLVEKENAAQNASADK, encoded by the coding sequence ATGACAAATCCATCTTTAGATGCCTATCAACAAGTATTTGGTATGGCAGGTCTTGCCAACCGGGCCGGAGGCTACAACGGTTTTGGTATCCAGTTACAGCAACAGCTTCAGTATGATTTATCCTATTATTTTAACAATGTTCCCCCGGTTAAAATAATGGATCAGAAAACACCTTCCATAGCTAATCCTTCAGCCGTAGCGGAATTAGGAAACTGGGATCTTGTATGGGGCCCTGCCCTGATCGAAGAAAAAAATGAAAAAGGAGTTCCTACGGGTGTTGCAGACAATGCATTATATGTTGTAAAGTCTAATGCTGTCGCATTTCCGGGAGGTCCTACATTACCAACCTACGTTGTAGCTATTGCTGCCACTAATCCTTCGTCACTTTACGATTGGGAAACAGAAGATTTCTCAGTTGCAGAAGTAGTAAACTGGACAACTTATAACCCTTCGAATTTTGCTCCATCACCTTATAATGGTACAGATCCTTATATTTCAAAAGGGACTGCTACCGGTATAAGCATCCTTTTGGGATTGATAAGCCCGAATAATGCTGCTTCACCCAATACTACACTTCAGCAGTTTCTTGCTGGCTTAAATCCAGATCCGGGTACAGCCATCGTATTCTGCGGACATAGTCTTGCTGGTGCGTTATCTCCTACTCTTGCTCTTTATCTGAAAGAAAATAAAGATCTAAATGCTTTCGGGGTAACGCTTGTATATCCTACAGCCGGACCAACGCCGGGAGAAGCAGCATTTGCCAATCTGTTCAATAGTAAATTCCCGCCTTTGCCTCAGGGATGGCAGCAACAAACAGGCACCTACCAAAGCTGGAATACCATGCACTGGAATGATCTGGATGTGGTACCCCATGCATGGCCGGTCTCGGAATTAGGGAAAATTGCAACTATTTATGGCCAGGCTCCTACATTTATAACAGCTGGCTTATTAAACGCTTTACAAAAAATGGCAATCAGTGATTCTTCAAAATCAGGAGCCAGTTATACCAGAATACAAAACCAATCACTGCCAGGTCAGCTCCAACACTCTAGTGCTTCTTCGATTAGCATCAAAACACCTCCTGAAAATTTGCAAGACTATATGCTTCAGTTATCAGTACAGCATGTGGGGATGTACAATGGTATTCCTGCGGAAGGGTCTAATCCACAAGTGAATGGTCTTATTTTACCACAGCCATTACCAAAACCTGCTGTAAAGCTGGTACCGGGAGTAACTGCTGTCACCGAACTGGAGATGATTTTGAAAATAATAGATCAAATCATTGGGTGGATTTCTTCCAATTATGTTTTGGTTGAAAAAGAAAATGCCGCACAAAATGCCAGTGCAGATAAATAA
- a CDS encoding 3-oxoacyl-ACP synthase III family protein, which translates to MMTKIIGVGNYIPSETITNLFFDQHIFLNEQGVLLKENNASITDKLKKITGIEERRYAQSNQVTSDLGVIAARSAIENAGIDPETLDYIIFAHNFGDVRFGTVQSDTVPSLAARVKHVLGIRNNFCVAYDVLFGCPGWIEGVIQAHAFIKSGMAKRCLVIGAETLSRVVDIHDRDSMIYADGAGAAVLEVNNDDDSGIKAHLSASYTLEEKDYLYFGKSYNNESCPDTRYIKMDGRKIYEFALVNVPDAMKKCLDSSGYSISQLNKIIIHQANEKMDEAIVNRFYQLYGIPVPENIMPMVIHKLGNSSVATIPSLLTMILQDELEHHKIQKGDIVLFASVGAGMNINAFVYQF; encoded by the coding sequence GTGATGACAAAGATTATCGGGGTAGGTAACTACATCCCATCGGAAACAATAACCAATCTATTTTTTGACCAACATATTTTTCTTAATGAACAGGGTGTATTATTAAAAGAAAATAATGCTTCTATTACAGATAAATTAAAAAAGATCACAGGGATTGAAGAAAGGAGATATGCCCAAAGCAACCAGGTTACTTCGGATCTGGGAGTAATTGCAGCCCGCTCCGCAATAGAAAATGCAGGCATAGATCCTGAAACCTTAGACTATATTATATTTGCCCATAATTTTGGGGATGTCCGTTTCGGGACAGTTCAGTCTGATACGGTACCCAGTCTTGCAGCAAGAGTAAAACATGTATTAGGAATCAGAAATAATTTTTGTGTTGCCTATGACGTTTTGTTTGGCTGCCCCGGATGGATTGAAGGAGTGATTCAGGCTCATGCGTTTATTAAGTCAGGTATGGCGAAACGCTGTCTGGTTATTGGAGCAGAAACACTTTCGCGTGTGGTGGATATTCATGACAGGGACAGTATGATCTATGCTGACGGAGCCGGAGCAGCTGTTTTGGAGGTCAATAATGATGATGATTCCGGGATAAAGGCTCATTTATCAGCTTCCTATACGCTTGAAGAGAAAGATTATCTGTATTTTGGAAAATCATACAATAACGAAAGCTGTCCGGATACAAGATATATCAAGATGGATGGCAGGAAAATATATGAATTTGCGCTGGTAAATGTTCCGGATGCCATGAAAAAATGCCTGGACAGCAGCGGATATTCTATCAGCCAACTGAATAAAATTATCATTCATCAGGCCAATGAAAAAATGGATGAAGCCATTGTTAACCGGTTTTATCAGCTGTATGGAATTCCGGTTCCTGAGAATATAATGCCTATGGTAATTCATAAACTTGGAAACAGCAGCGTAGCTACCATTCCGTCTTTGCTCACAATGATTTTGCAGGATGAGCTGGAACATCATAAGATTCAAAAAGGTGATATTGTGCTTTTCGCTTCCGTAGGTGCAGGGATGAATATTAATGCTTTTGTGTATCAGTTTTAA
- the pyrH gene encoding UMP kinase, with translation MKYKRILLKLSGEALMGNRQYGIDNERLQEYASEIKKVVEKGCEVAIVIGGGNIFRGVAGAAKGMDRVQGDYMGMLATVINGMALQGALEDAGIKTRLQSAIEMDKVAEPFIKRRAVRHLEKGRVVIFGAGTGNPYFTTDTAATLRAIEIGADVILKGTRVDGIYDSDPEKNADAVKYNSLSFDEVFEKNLKVMDMTAFTLSHENKLPIIVFDMNKDGNLEKIVDGENVGTLVNL, from the coding sequence ATGAAATATAAAAGAATCCTTCTGAAACTAAGCGGTGAGGCCTTAATGGGAAACAGACAGTACGGTATTGACAATGAAAGACTGCAGGAATATGCATCTGAGATCAAAAAAGTAGTTGAAAAAGGCTGTGAAGTAGCGATCGTGATTGGAGGAGGAAATATCTTCCGTGGTGTAGCAGGAGCTGCAAAAGGAATGGACAGAGTGCAGGGAGATTATATGGGAATGCTTGCCACAGTAATCAATGGTATGGCTTTACAGGGAGCATTGGAAGATGCAGGCATCAAGACAAGACTTCAGTCTGCTATCGAAATGGATAAAGTAGCTGAACCTTTCATCAAAAGAAGAGCAGTAAGACACCTTGAAAAAGGAAGAGTGGTAATCTTCGGAGCTGGTACAGGAAACCCTTATTTTACGACAGATACAGCAGCTACTCTAAGAGCGATTGAAATAGGAGCTGATGTGATCTTAAAAGGTACAAGAGTAGACGGAATCTATGACAGCGATCCTGAAAAGAATGCAGATGCCGTGAAATACAACTCATTATCTTTTGACGAAGTATTTGAGAAAAACCTTAAAGTAATGGATATGACTGCCTTTACTTTGAGCCACGAAAATAAATTGCCCATCATTGTATTCGATATGAATAAAGATGGGAATCTGGAAAAAATTGTAGACGGAGAAAATGTAGGAACTTTGGTTAATTTATAA
- a CDS encoding phage holin family protein: MIETIKEYASKRIDLLKIEATEKSSLSAGLITYFVVLLVAFAFFIILFNFGIAFLIGKALDNYSYGFLIVAAFYALVMAFVIAFKNKIVNTVADQVIKFLNH, encoded by the coding sequence ATGATAGAAACTATTAAAGAATACGCCTCCAAAAGAATAGACCTTCTGAAAATTGAAGCGACAGAAAAGTCGTCTCTTTCTGCCGGGCTCATCACTTACTTTGTAGTACTCCTTGTTGCTTTTGCTTTTTTTATTATCCTCTTCAATTTTGGTATTGCTTTCCTTATTGGCAAAGCACTGGATAATTACTCTTACGGGTTTTTAATTGTAGCTGCATTTTATGCGCTGGTAATGGCGTTTGTCATCGCTTTCAAAAATAAGATCGTTAATACCGTTGCAGATCAGGTTATTAAATTTTTAAATCATTAA
- a CDS encoding phosphoribosyl-ATP pyrophosphatase codes for MGRKYESIEELRRKKKLLQGEISDLENLLTFKNTKESLSAFTNGLSDQYLQEKIDEDGDEKVVLRKDVIAKQLTSEVKDLLISKNTAVGIASSAFNGGNITDGLVKLGVTAIVGNYAKKNMKSSNWKKKLIGAALIYLAPIALKYIRKKMEVYQKNKSVSSMEQLI; via the coding sequence ATGGGCAGAAAATACGAGAGCATAGAAGAATTAAGAAGAAAGAAAAAACTGCTTCAGGGTGAAATAAGCGATCTGGAGAATCTTCTTACCTTCAAAAATACAAAAGAAAGCCTGAGCGCATTTACCAATGGTTTAAGCGACCAGTATCTTCAGGAAAAAATAGATGAAGATGGTGATGAAAAAGTAGTCTTAAGAAAAGATGTTATTGCCAAACAGCTTACTTCAGAGGTAAAAGACCTTCTGATCAGCAAAAATACTGCCGTAGGAATTGCAAGTTCCGCATTCAATGGAGGAAATATTACAGACGGTCTGGTAAAGCTGGGCGTTACTGCTATCGTAGGAAACTATGCCAAAAAGAATATGAAAAGCTCCAACTGGAAGAAAAAACTGATTGGTGCGGCATTGATCTATCTTGCTCCTATAGCACTGAAATACATCAGAAAAAAGATGGAAGTATATCAGAAAAACAAAAGTGTTTCAAGTATGGAACAATTGATATAA
- the porQ gene encoding type IX secretion system protein PorQ, whose protein sequence is MKKIIIFSLFLSGIVSYAQTGTNVYPFLNVPVSARQAALGGDAISVRDYDVSFAIANPSLLNKDSDKQLSVNATAYLADSKYGTIAYAKDFENGHMATINARYMSYGSIPRTDESGFENGEFKASDVAIGAGYAYQFEEDWTIGGGINFITSKIDNYTSSAISGTAGITYHNKKNKEVLSLVMRNFGFQLKSFNGTRENLPFRVDLGYTRIIKNFPLAITITAHDLQKFDISSEENLDGQKVGTGRKIADHFSLGAELFPEKNFNIRLGYNVKRGNELAVADQRNFSGLSAGFGVKVSRFRIDYAHIRYHNSSNVNQIGISMDLSSHRGE, encoded by the coding sequence TTGAAGAAAATTATCATTTTTTCATTATTTCTATCAGGAATTGTTTCTTATGCGCAAACAGGAACAAATGTATATCCGTTCTTAAATGTACCTGTATCTGCAAGACAGGCGGCTTTGGGTGGAGATGCAATTTCGGTAAGAGATTATGATGTTTCCTTTGCTATTGCAAACCCTTCCCTGTTAAATAAAGATTCTGACAAACAGCTTTCCGTCAATGCAACGGCTTACCTTGCTGACTCGAAATATGGTACTATTGCTTATGCCAAAGACTTTGAAAATGGCCATATGGCCACTATCAATGCCAGGTATATGAGCTATGGAAGCATTCCGAGAACGGATGAAAGCGGTTTCGAAAACGGAGAATTCAAAGCTTCGGATGTAGCCATTGGAGCAGGCTATGCCTACCAGTTTGAAGAAGACTGGACCATTGGTGGAGGTATTAATTTCATTACCTCAAAAATTGATAATTACACTTCTTCCGCTATTTCAGGAACAGCGGGAATTACCTATCATAATAAAAAGAACAAAGAAGTACTTTCTCTTGTGATGAGAAACTTTGGTTTCCAGCTGAAATCTTTCAATGGGACAAGAGAGAATCTTCCTTTCAGAGTAGATCTTGGATACACCAGAATTATTAAGAACTTCCCTCTTGCCATTACAATTACCGCACACGATCTCCAAAAGTTTGATATTTCTTCAGAAGAGAATCTGGACGGGCAAAAAGTAGGTACCGGCAGAAAGATTGCAGACCACTTTTCATTGGGAGCAGAATTGTTTCCGGAAAAGAACTTCAATATCAGATTAGGCTATAACGTGAAAAGAGGAAATGAACTGGCTGTAGCAGATCAGAGAAACTTCTCAGGCCTTTCTGCCGGATTTGGAGTAAAAGTATCAAGATTCCGTATTGACTACGCCCACATAAGATACCACAACTCTTCCAATGTCAATCAGATAGGAATTTCTATGGATCTTTCCAGCCACAGAGGAGAGTAA
- a CDS encoding TrmH family RNA methyltransferase encodes MLTAHTIKVLQSLDKKKFRQKYNLFLVEGNKIICELFNSNIKIKEILSTDPQKLDRTDIPITHISENELKKISFLKTPKDSVAVCYLAEEEKMEDKPIQLVLDGIQDPGNLGTIIRLADWFGIEQIICSEDTVDVYNPKVIQATMGSFTRVNVVYTHLTEYLSSTGNVNIGTDMEGQNLYAFDKPEKMNLILGNEGNGMRPETEKLLQKSISIPRFGKSQSTESLNVSMAAGIILGQLFSK; translated from the coding sequence ATGCTTACAGCTCATACAATAAAAGTTTTACAATCTTTAGATAAAAAGAAGTTCAGACAAAAATACAATTTGTTTTTGGTTGAAGGTAATAAAATCATTTGTGAACTTTTTAATTCTAACATTAAAATTAAAGAAATATTATCAACGGATCCACAAAAATTAGACCGTACTGATATTCCTATTACCCATATCTCTGAAAATGAATTAAAAAAAATTAGTTTTCTTAAAACTCCGAAAGATTCTGTAGCGGTATGTTATCTTGCCGAAGAAGAAAAAATGGAGGATAAGCCCATACAGCTTGTTTTGGACGGAATACAGGATCCGGGAAATTTAGGAACAATCATCCGATTGGCAGACTGGTTCGGAATAGAGCAGATTATCTGTAGTGAAGATACCGTGGATGTTTATAATCCTAAAGTGATTCAGGCCACCATGGGCTCTTTTACCAGGGTGAACGTGGTATACACCCATCTTACAGAATATCTTTCTTCAACCGGAAATGTAAACATTGGAACAGACATGGAAGGGCAAAACCTCTATGCTTTTGATAAACCGGAAAAAATGAATCTTATTCTGGGTAACGAAGGAAACGGGATGCGGCCGGAAACGGAGAAGCTTTTACAGAAAAGCATCAGCATTCCGAGGTTTGGAAAATCCCAGTCTACAGAAAGTCTAAATGTCTCAATGGCTGCCGGGATTATTTTAGGACAGTTATTTTCAAAATAA
- the tamL gene encoding translocation and assembly module lipoprotein TamL encodes MSCKHYKNSPQKYYKIISFATFVGLLYACSTTKKVPEGEYLLTKNTLGFEDKREFFDEELKDYIQQKPNKKQFLFMPLSLLLYNMADPKYDTILNEYMTYPGEMRNQKLRDSLFIKYNMKSSVGKSLLLDRLLHNWGTAPVILDQARSEKSAESIKKRLTYRGYWDADVTFKHSLDSASKKASVSYSIKHNEPTRIKDYFYNIPDQGIKGYYSSFLNKSLVRSGQILDQTVLEREVTRITEQMREFGFYRFNALNDEVYFVADSLKSRKQIPLTLEIHKDSLDTPYKIATFGNIDVVIVDEPGDYPKNTKKDSLRRIRFHTVNDKYKISSIWRAIIPDSKKVFDQTKLDVTKRNLLAMNNFSIVKARDSLRQGGITAPNDSIVDVLYVLKPLPKYEFKLGTDINYSQILNLGISPSVDLTTRNVFRGAENLSTSLSGTFGSIRSTKDIDKRVAAYEISAQASLNFPRLLLPINYYKLIPKRYTPTSSILLGASIQNNIGLGRLIFNTGLNYQASVNDQVYHKLTLFNTQISLTKNKDAYYDYFVNDGRVKDEVFGNYFKFNPETAQTGQDYKDGKLSVDDVSKMIIENDAYRASLNQQGTDLLTAFRGTLVNKDRQTQDVLISSMIYNFVYSEIGKKDYPNAFYFNGKVELAGNILSLFNKKDNGGGVVSGPQKTIFGLPYAQFVKFDIDARKYFKFNGNQTLVLRQFIGVGIPYGNSEDMPIIKSYFNGGSNDIRAWVAYGGLGPADSQVDERVRTYMTDNVKLTTNIEYRIPFNKTYEGALFTDIGNTWSLRNYNDGYGDEFKFNKFWKQVGIGSGFGLRLNIAYVTARIDLAYKIYDPNKPEGDRWRFKYIQPFKPTVNIAFGYPF; translated from the coding sequence ATGAGCTGTAAGCATTATAAGAATTCTCCTCAAAAATATTATAAAATTATCTCATTTGCAACATTTGTTGGTCTCCTTTATGCTTGTAGTACGACAAAAAAAGTTCCGGAAGGCGAATATCTTCTTACTAAGAACACATTAGGGTTCGAGGATAAGAGAGAATTTTTCGATGAAGAACTGAAAGATTATATACAGCAAAAGCCCAATAAAAAGCAGTTTCTTTTCATGCCTTTAAGTTTACTTCTGTACAATATGGCTGATCCGAAATATGATACTATACTTAATGAATATATGACCTATCCCGGTGAGATGAGAAATCAGAAACTGAGAGATTCCCTGTTCATTAAATACAATATGAAAAGCAGTGTGGGGAAAAGTCTTCTTTTGGACCGTCTGCTACACAACTGGGGAACAGCACCTGTCATCCTTGATCAGGCGAGAAGTGAAAAAAGCGCTGAATCTATTAAAAAAAGGCTTACCTACAGAGGATACTGGGATGCGGATGTAACTTTTAAGCATTCTTTGGATTCTGCTTCTAAAAAAGCGTCTGTAAGTTATTCTATCAAACATAATGAACCTACCCGGATCAAGGATTATTTTTACAATATTCCGGATCAGGGAATTAAAGGATATTACAGTTCTTTTCTCAATAAAAGTCTTGTGAGATCCGGACAGATTCTTGATCAGACCGTTCTTGAAAGAGAGGTAACCAGAATTACCGAACAGATGAGGGAATTTGGATTCTACAGGTTTAATGCATTGAATGATGAAGTGTATTTCGTGGCAGACTCTCTTAAAAGCAGAAAGCAGATTCCTTTAACACTTGAAATTCATAAAGATTCTCTGGATACTCCCTATAAAATTGCCACTTTTGGAAATATTGATGTGGTCATTGTGGATGAACCCGGAGACTATCCTAAAAATACAAAAAAAGACAGCTTAAGAAGAATAAGATTCCATACGGTGAATGATAAATATAAAATTTCATCCATATGGCGTGCGATTATTCCTGACAGCAAAAAAGTTTTTGACCAGACAAAACTGGATGTTACCAAGAGAAACCTTTTGGCGATGAACAACTTTAGCATCGTTAAAGCAAGAGATTCCCTGAGACAAGGTGGAATAACGGCCCCTAACGACAGTATTGTAGACGTTTTGTATGTACTGAAACCGCTTCCCAAATATGAATTTAAACTGGGAACAGATATTAATTATTCTCAGATTCTGAATCTGGGGATTTCTCCTTCTGTGGATCTCACCACCCGAAATGTTTTCAGAGGGGCAGAAAACCTTTCTACAAGCCTTTCAGGAACATTCGGATCCATCAGAAGTACAAAAGACATTGACAAAAGAGTGGCTGCCTACGAAATATCTGCTCAGGCATCTTTGAATTTCCCAAGACTGCTGCTTCCTATTAATTATTATAAATTAATTCCTAAACGGTATACTCCTACTTCCTCTATCTTACTGGGAGCATCCATACAGAACAATATCGGTTTGGGAAGACTTATTTTCAATACAGGATTAAACTATCAGGCCAGCGTCAATGACCAGGTATATCATAAGCTTACATTATTCAATACTCAAATCAGTTTGACTAAAAATAAGGATGCCTACTATGATTATTTTGTGAATGACGGAAGGGTAAAAGATGAAGTTTTCGGGAATTATTTTAAGTTTAACCCGGAAACAGCACAAACCGGACAGGATTATAAAGATGGAAAGCTGAGTGTAGATGATGTTTCCAAAATGATCATTGAGAACGATGCGTACCGGGCAAGTCTTAACCAGCAGGGAACGGATCTGTTAACAGCCTTCAGAGGAACTTTGGTGAACAAAGACAGACAGACACAGGATGTCCTGATTTCTTCCATGATTTACAACTTTGTATACAGTGAAATTGGAAAAAAAGACTATCCTAATGCATTTTACTTTAACGGAAAAGTTGAACTTGCCGGTAATATTTTAAGCTTATTCAACAAAAAAGATAATGGCGGAGGAGTTGTCAGCGGACCTCAAAAAACTATTTTCGGGTTACCCTATGCCCAGTTTGTGAAGTTTGATATTGATGCCAGAAAATATTTCAAATTTAATGGAAATCAAACCCTGGTGCTTCGTCAGTTTATAGGAGTCGGAATTCCGTATGGAAATTCTGAAGATATGCCGATCATTAAATCTTATTTCAATGGAGGCTCTAATGATATCAGAGCATGGGTAGCATATGGAGGCTTAGGTCCCGCAGATTCTCAGGTAGATGAAAGAGTGCGTACCTATATGACAGACAATGTAAAGCTCACCACCAATATTGAATACAGGATTCCATTCAATAAAACCTATGAAGGAGCATTATTTACCGATATCGGAAATACATGGAGCCTTCGTAATTATAATGACGGATACGGCGATGAGTTTAAATTCAATAAATTCTGGAAACAGGTGGGTATCGGAAGTGGATTCGGATTACGATTAAACATTGCCTATGTAACGGCCAGAATTGACCTTGCTTATAAGATCTACGACCCCAATAAACCTGAAGGAGACCGATGGAGATTCAAATATATCCAGCCTTTTAAACCTACGGTTAATATCGCATTCGGATATCCTTTCTAA